Proteins encoded together in one Deinococcus irradiatisoli window:
- a CDS encoding DUF1775 domain-containing protein, which produces MNQKLLGLLVLAALNLSPALAHAVVRTETGLSESAAGQSETYRLNLPVEKDVATTEVRLVVPPGLTITRFQTTPGFERRVKTDSAGLVTEVIWRGTIAPMEYARFYFQARNPAQHGALGWKVYQTSADGSVVAWDGSDPDLPASVTTVK; this is translated from the coding sequence ATGAATCAAAAACTGCTCGGCTTGCTGGTGCTCGCCGCCCTGAACCTCAGCCCGGCGCTGGCGCACGCCGTCGTCCGCACCGAAACCGGCCTCAGCGAAAGTGCCGCCGGACAGAGCGAAACCTACCGCCTCAACCTCCCGGTGGAAAAAGACGTGGCCACCACCGAAGTGCGGCTGGTGGTGCCGCCGGGCCTGACCATCACCCGCTTTCAGACCACGCCGGGGTTCGAGCGCCGCGTCAAGACCGACAGCGCCGGCCTGGTGACCGAGGTGATCTGGCGCGGCACAATCGCGCCGATGGAATACGCCCGCTTTTACTTTCAGGCCCGCAACCCGGCGCAGCACGGCGCGCTGGGCTGGAAGGTCTACCAGACCTCCGCCGACGGCAGCGTGGTCGCCTGGGACGGCAGTGACCCCGACCTGCCCGCCAGCGTGACCACCGTCAAGTAA
- the msrB gene encoding peptide-methionine (R)-S-oxide reductase MsrB — MTTSSKAPFIKPSDEQLRQKLTPEQYQVTQHEGTERPFTGEYWNNEDAGIYVDVVSGEPLFSSLDKYDAGCGWPSFTRPIQDAQIQERTDRRHFMVRTEVRSGQADSHLGHVFNDGPREQGGLRYCINSAALRFVPVSELETQGYGQYKALFE, encoded by the coding sequence ATGACCACCTCCTCGAAAGCGCCGTTTATCAAGCCCAGCGACGAGCAGTTGCGCCAGAAGCTCACCCCCGAGCAGTACCAGGTGACCCAGCACGAAGGCACCGAGCGCCCCTTTACCGGCGAGTACTGGAACAACGAGGACGCGGGCATCTACGTGGACGTGGTGTCGGGCGAGCCGCTGTTCAGTTCGCTCGACAAGTACGACGCCGGCTGCGGCTGGCCCAGCTTCACCCGCCCGATTCAGGACGCCCAGATTCAGGAACGCACCGACCGGCGGCACTTCATGGTCCGCACCGAGGTGCGCTCGGGACAGGCCGATTCGCACCTCGGCCACGTCTTCAACGACGGTCCGCGCGAGCAGGGCGGGCTGCGCTACTGCATCAACTCGGCGGCGCTGCGCTTCGTGCCGGTCTCGGAACTCGAAACGCAGGGCTACGGCCAGTACAAGGCACTGTTCGAGTAA
- a CDS encoding copper resistance CopC family protein: MYKRLFLLAALLGTASAHTQITHVTPAQGSRVSAPQNVTLEFSEPINLRFSTFKVYPLPSGVNAEAWAQTKLNLKNDAADRADTYPGASSMAAHLSLPLRPHLKAGTYIVMWRILSDDGHPVSGQATFDVK, from the coding sequence ATGTACAAACGGCTCTTTCTGCTAGCGGCGCTGCTCGGCACGGCCAGCGCCCATACCCAGATCACCCACGTCACCCCGGCCCAGGGCAGCCGCGTGAGCGCTCCGCAAAACGTCACGCTGGAATTCAGTGAACCGATCAACCTGCGCTTCTCGACCTTCAAGGTCTACCCGCTGCCTTCCGGCGTCAACGCCGAGGCCTGGGCGCAGACCAAGCTCAACCTGAAAAACGACGCCGCCGACCGGGCCGACACCTACCCCGGCGCCAGCAGCATGGCCGCCCACCTCAGCCTGCCGCTGCGGCCCCACCTGAAGGCCGGCACCTACATCGTGATGTGGCGCATCCTGTCGGACGACGGCCACCCGGTCAGCGGGCAGGCCACCTTCGACGTGAAGTGA
- a CDS encoding YggS family pyridoxal phosphate enzyme, translating into MTLNQVLSELRAAETAAGRPAGSVRLVAVSKGQSLEAIEEKVLLHAAELPSPVMLAENRGQELRDKVREAQTRSWPPVEWHFIGPLQRNKIKYLQQVSLIHTLEASWQVQAIAQAAEGWGRAPAALLQLHNGEEQKHGVAPEELKPLYHEAVEAGLDVRGLMVMAPYGDPDAARRVFAETARHAADLGLGELSMGMSDDFIQAVHEGATLVRIGRRLFL; encoded by the coding sequence ATGACCCTGAACCAAGTCTTATCGGAGCTGCGCGCCGCTGAAACGGCGGCCGGGCGCCCGGCGGGGAGCGTGCGGCTGGTGGCGGTGAGCAAGGGCCAGAGCCTGGAAGCCATCGAGGAAAAAGTGCTCTTACACGCCGCCGAGCTGCCCTCGCCGGTGATGCTGGCCGAAAACCGGGGCCAGGAGCTGCGCGACAAGGTGCGCGAAGCGCAGACCCGCAGCTGGCCGCCGGTCGAGTGGCACTTCATCGGACCGCTGCAGCGCAACAAGATCAAGTATTTGCAGCAGGTGAGCCTCATTCACACTCTGGAAGCCAGCTGGCAGGTGCAGGCCATCGCCCAGGCCGCCGAGGGCTGGGGGCGCGCGCCGGCCGCGCTGCTGCAGCTGCACAACGGTGAGGAGCAAAAGCACGGGGTGGCCCCAGAGGAGTTGAAACCGCTTTACCACGAAGCGGTGGAGGCGGGCCTGGACGTGCGCGGCCTGATGGTCATGGCCCCCTACGGCGACCCGGACGCAGCCCGGCGGGTGTTTGCCGAAACGGCCCGGCACGCCGCCGACCTCGGCCTCGGCGAACTCAGCATGGGCATGAGCGACGATTTCATCCAGGCCGTTCATGAAGGCGCTACCCTGGTGCGCATAGGAAGGCGGCTTTTCTTGTGA
- a CDS encoding alpha/beta hydrolase family protein: MPSALRPLPSASGPVLTERLTYRVDHLQVRALICRPDLRPGRPLLNLVHGGLDSPVDEAACRRFARLGYVVAASALRGQGGSQGRPEICGGEVDDVRALSSLVRQRSKTDPRRIGYLGVSLGGCVAIKAAALGSGVRAVVTLLSPTDFAEQLDLLRPVRPDAVARWEALLGGPASARPAAYEARRPLKALARLRAPLLTVAAGRDQLIPLKQSCAVRDVRRLSGHHVTEVRQNQAGRPAPRDSRRRLQRCRDEAPLGRLPALQRQDVLLIYEDLGHTSTPLMWRTAEAFLKANL, translated from the coding sequence GTGCCGTCGGCCCTGCGCCCGCTGCCGAGCGCATCCGGGCCGGTGCTGACTGAGCGCCTCACCTACCGGGTGGACCACCTGCAGGTTCGAGCGCTGATCTGCCGCCCGGACCTGCGGCCGGGCCGTCCGCTGCTCAATCTGGTGCACGGCGGCCTGGATTCGCCGGTGGACGAAGCGGCCTGCCGGCGCTTTGCCCGGCTCGGGTACGTGGTGGCCGCCAGCGCCCTGCGCGGTCAGGGGGGCAGTCAGGGCCGCCCGGAAATCTGCGGCGGCGAGGTCGACGACGTGCGGGCGCTGAGCAGTCTGGTGCGGCAGCGCTCCAAAACCGACCCCCGCCGGATCGGGTACCTGGGCGTCAGTCTGGGCGGCTGCGTTGCCATCAAGGCGGCAGCGCTGGGCAGCGGCGTGCGGGCGGTGGTGACGCTGCTCTCGCCGACCGATTTCGCCGAGCAGCTCGACCTGCTGCGGCCGGTGCGCCCCGACGCGGTGGCGCGCTGGGAAGCGTTGCTGGGCGGCCCCGCCAGCGCCCGGCCTGCCGCCTACGAGGCCCGCAGGCCCCTCAAGGCGCTGGCCCGGCTGCGCGCGCCGCTGCTGACGGTGGCGGCGGGCCGCGACCAGCTGATTCCGCTGAAGCAGAGCTGCGCGGTGCGCGACGTGCGCCGCCTCTCCGGCCACCATGTCACCGAGGTGCGCCAGAACCAAGCGGGCCGCCCGGCTCCTCGGGATTCACGGCGCCGGCTTCAGCGTTGCCGGGACGAGGCTCCCCTCGGCCGCCTGCCTGCCTTGCAGCGGCAGGACGTGCTGCTGATCTACGAAGACCTCGGCCACACCAGCACGCCGCTGATGTGGCGAACGGCTGAAGCGTTCCTGAAAGCCAACCTGTAG
- a CDS encoding Cof-type HAD-IIB family hydrolase, whose translation MPPIRLIATDLDGTLLRGDLTVSARTRRALDAARAAGIQVVPVTARQPHGVRRVAEQAGFTDYALCGNGAHGVHLGRGETLFEAHVTETAQRALAQALSARVPGVVFVSVRSGGEVFVAQQGYADLAHFEDHKRDPASMGAASLDAVLAEPSLKFVVRHPQLTPRELLAEVRALALGGFEVTHSGAPFLEVLAEGVSKAWGLARLCDLLGIQREEVLAFGDAPNDAEMLAWAGRGVAMGNADPEARSAAGEVTLTNEEDGVAAVIERLLKMPAPAPESSHI comes from the coding sequence ATGCCACCGATTCGCCTGATCGCCACCGACCTCGACGGCACCTTGCTGCGCGGCGACCTCACGGTGAGTGCGCGCACCCGCCGGGCGCTGGATGCGGCGCGGGCGGCGGGCATCCAGGTGGTGCCGGTGACGGCCCGCCAGCCCCACGGTGTGCGGCGCGTCGCCGAGCAGGCCGGGTTCACCGACTACGCCCTGTGCGGCAACGGCGCGCACGGCGTGCACCTCGGCCGCGGCGAGACGCTGTTCGAGGCCCACGTCACCGAAACGGCGCAGCGGGCCCTGGCGCAGGCGCTCTCGGCGCGGGTGCCGGGCGTGGTGTTCGTCAGCGTGCGCTCGGGCGGCGAGGTGTTCGTGGCGCAGCAGGGGTACGCCGACCTGGCCCACTTCGAGGACCACAAGCGTGACCCGGCCAGCATGGGGGCGGCCAGCCTGGACGCGGTGCTGGCCGAGCCGAGCCTCAAGTTCGTGGTGCGTCACCCGCAGCTCACCCCGCGTGAACTGCTGGCCGAGGTGCGGGCGTTGGCCCTGGGCGGCTTCGAGGTGACGCACAGCGGCGCGCCGTTTCTGGAAGTGCTGGCCGAGGGCGTCAGCAAGGCCTGGGGCCTGGCCCGGCTGTGCGACCTCTTGGGTATTCAGCGCGAAGAAGTCCTGGCCTTCGGAGACGCGCCCAACGACGCCGAGATGCTGGCCTGGGCCGGGCGCGGCGTGGCGATGGGCAACGCCGACCCCGAAGCGCGCTCGGCGGCCGGCGAGGTGACGCTCACCAATGAAGAGGACGGTGTGGCCGCCGTGATCGAGCGCCTGCTGAAGATGCCGGCCCCGGCACCCGAATCGTCACACATCTGA
- a CDS encoding DivIVA domain-containing protein — protein sequence MSSPSGDLLPGQPYAAPLTPLDVQHREFATGLRGYRKGDVRAYLAEVAQALEAGLRERAQLNQRLLEAQRQIQEYKDAEDELRRTVVAAERIGHELKEQARQEAALTLQDAQNRAALLSETARTREQEALSRHEARLRELEATFSVRRAQLEALYQTQEHELENRARERSGALEREFSARYADLSGRLSAAHAEYAQFMSQYRAVSQAFAQAANTHLLPDAAELPHRQIAEGKPQAPSGPAPLSPEVAAVHIEEQRFS from the coding sequence GTGTCGAGCCCTTCCGGCGACCTCCTGCCGGGCCAGCCGTACGCGGCGCCGCTCACCCCGCTCGACGTGCAGCACCGCGAATTTGCCACCGGGCTGCGCGGTTACCGCAAAGGCGACGTGCGCGCCTACCTCGCCGAGGTGGCCCAGGCGCTCGAAGCCGGGCTGCGCGAGCGTGCCCAGCTGAACCAGCGCCTGCTGGAAGCGCAGCGCCAGATTCAGGAGTACAAGGACGCCGAAGATGAGCTGCGCCGTACGGTGGTCGCCGCCGAGCGCATCGGGCACGAACTCAAGGAGCAGGCCCGCCAGGAAGCGGCCCTGACCCTGCAAGACGCGCAAAACCGCGCCGCCCTGCTCAGCGAGACGGCCCGCACCCGCGAGCAGGAAGCCTTATCGCGCCACGAGGCCCGACTGCGCGAACTCGAAGCGACTTTCAGCGTGCGCCGCGCCCAGCTCGAAGCGCTGTATCAGACGCAGGAACACGAGCTCGAAAACCGTGCCCGCGAGCGTTCCGGCGCGCTGGAGCGCGAATTCAGCGCCCGCTACGCCGACCTCAGCGGGCGTCTGAGCGCCGCGCACGCCGAGTACGCCCAGTTCATGTCGCAGTACCGGGCGGTGTCGCAGGCCTTTGCCCAGGCCGCCAACACCCACCTGCTGCCCGACGCCGCCGAGTTGCCCCACCGCCAGATCGCCGAGGGCAAGCCGCAGGCCCCCAGCGGGCCGGCACCCCTCAGCCCCGAGGTGGCGGCCGTGCATATCGAGGAGCAGCGCTTCTCATAG
- a CDS encoding class I SAM-dependent methyltransferase: protein MTQLPPAALDSARTYQRSMVPVMFMTWVAALLDAAGVTAGSRVLDVACGPGTVARQAAERVGPGGAVSALDLNPAMLEVARTEPAPDAPQIAWQHGSAQALPYPDAAFSAVTCQQGLQFFPDRPGALREMRRVLEPGGRVAALVNRAHGENPLFGLLNAAGLKHVGVPLFAAPFSLGDREELERLLTEAGFEDVEVTAHTRTVRFPQPETFVPMILQGAAAAVPELAALSVSQREALHARITDDLSGWVAEHTENGELVETMGAHLAVGRR from the coding sequence ATGACCCAGCTGCCGCCAGCCGCCCTCGACTCGGCCAGAACCTATCAGCGCTCCATGGTGCCGGTGATGTTCATGACCTGGGTCGCTGCCCTCCTCGACGCCGCCGGGGTCACGGCCGGCAGCCGGGTGCTCGACGTGGCCTGCGGACCCGGCACCGTCGCCCGGCAGGCCGCCGAGCGGGTCGGCCCCGGCGGGGCGGTCAGCGCGCTGGACCTCAATCCGGCGATGCTGGAAGTGGCCCGCACCGAGCCGGCTCCGGACGCGCCCCAGATCGCCTGGCAGCATGGCAGCGCCCAGGCCCTGCCTTACCCCGACGCGGCGTTCAGCGCCGTGACCTGTCAGCAGGGGCTGCAATTCTTCCCCGACCGCCCCGGGGCGCTGCGCGAGATGCGCCGGGTGCTGGAACCGGGCGGCCGGGTGGCGGCGCTGGTGAACCGGGCCCACGGCGAAAATCCACTGTTCGGGCTGCTGAACGCGGCGGGCCTGAAGCATGTCGGCGTTCCGCTTTTCGCCGCGCCCTTCTCGCTGGGCGACCGGGAAGAGCTGGAGCGGCTGTTGACCGAGGCGGGCTTCGAGGACGTGGAGGTGACGGCCCACACGCGCACGGTGCGTTTTCCCCAGCCCGAGACCTTCGTGCCGATGATCCTGCAGGGCGCGGCGGCGGCGGTGCCGGAGCTGGCCGCGCTCAGCGTGTCGCAGCGCGAGGCCCTGCATGCCCGGATCACCGACGATCTGTCCGGGTGGGTGGCCGAGCACACCGAGAACGGCGAACTCGTCGAGACGATGGGGGCGCATCTGGCGGTGGGGCGGCGCTGA
- a CDS encoding CopD family protein: MSGLVLGKCLTYTGLALLLGGALMRRTRLAELPLGWLVAGFAALLLGAVSATGSVLLALGFSAPGDLADYLTTTRAGRATLLHLMGAALLLAAELQERRQPAWRALALLGGALALWGLAGAGHAAERGPFWTLLDALHAGAAAVWVGGVLALLRSRPTPATTHRFSGVALGCLTVLALSGAAATLAGLPLPLLWSALWGSSWGLLLLLKLGLIGAALLAAVWVRRALHGRVRAAKLHPLWLESALLLGVLGASGALSTTPRPTTAQIQRQTIKLNFTLDGQALSGELVLSGPGDAELSLRPALPGLRARLIMTDHPMPVQVLRLQASGDELQAQTRLWMSGHWVLALSSGNQTRRVNFEY, translated from the coding sequence GTGAGCGGGCTGGTTCTCGGCAAGTGCCTCACCTACACGGGTCTGGCGCTGCTGCTCGGCGGCGCGCTGATGCGCCGGACGCGGCTGGCCGAGCTGCCGCTGGGCTGGCTGGTGGCCGGCTTCGCCGCGCTGCTGCTCGGCGCGGTGAGCGCCACCGGCAGCGTCCTGCTGGCGCTGGGCTTCAGCGCGCCCGGCGACTTGGCCGACTACCTGACCACCACCCGTGCGGGCCGCGCCACGCTGCTGCACCTGATGGGCGCAGCGCTGCTGCTGGCCGCCGAGCTTCAGGAACGCCGGCAACCGGCCTGGCGCGCCCTGGCCCTGCTCGGCGGCGCGCTGGCGCTGTGGGGCCTGGCCGGGGCCGGGCACGCCGCCGAACGCGGCCCGTTCTGGACGCTGCTCGACGCCCTGCATGCCGGCGCGGCGGCCGTGTGGGTGGGCGGGGTGCTGGCGCTGCTGCGCTCGCGGCCCACGCCTGCCACGACCCACAGGTTCAGCGGCGTGGCCCTGGGGTGTCTGACGGTGCTGGCTCTCAGCGGCGCGGCGGCCACGCTGGCGGGCCTTCCGCTGCCCCTGCTGTGGAGCGCGCTGTGGGGCAGCAGCTGGGGCCTGCTGCTGCTGCTCAAGCTGGGGCTGATTGGCGCGGCGCTGCTCGCGGCGGTGTGGGTGAGGCGGGCGCTGCACGGCCGCGTCAGAGCGGCGAAGCTGCATCCACTGTGGCTGGAGAGCGCGCTGCTGCTGGGCGTGCTGGGCGCCTCGGGCGCGCTCTCCACCACGCCGCGCCCCACCACCGCCCAGATTCAGCGGCAGACGATCAAGCTGAATTTCACCCTGGACGGACAAGCCCTCAGCGGCGAACTGGTTCTCAGCGGCCCCGGCGACGCCGAGCTGAGCCTGCGCCCGGCGTTGCCCGGCCTGCGCGCCCGACTGATCATGACCGACCACCCGATGCCGGTGCAGGTGCTCCGTCTCCAGGCCAGCGGCGACGAACTTCAAGCTCAGACACGGCTGTGGATGAGCGGACACTGGGTGCTGGCGCTGTCCAGCGGCAACCAGACCCGGCGGGTGAACTTCGAGTACTGA
- a CDS encoding BamA/OMP85 family outer membrane protein, with the protein MKHPLTLAVTLALTAPLAAAQSAAPTTTAPQTATLGDVVVTGATDLLGNFLKASLTVQPGAALSSLNLRQIEQEALATGYFSTVSASLGTQNGQNVLTLNVKANPVIGDVQISGLTYFPVEGFKARIADLLNIAPGATLNTDRVDQSKDLLAQNFRSEGYPFTPNISTQTKVGADGSVTLTYVVDETAPITRVEVEGNTRLPREEVVNAFKPLYDAKKFTPDAYFKAAQQIAQAYQAAGYLQSGVDVTGSSLEGGVLKVKLAEGVVSDVDTSNLGSSVGVSTAALLTKVGAPLTISNLEADTRTLSNQTGKSVGFALQPDPQDPAQVTVLFGDAQTATGPIKEIRFVGNTKLSSAELQAALKLKVGDVYSKQLAESSFFALRDAYRLKGYDISTRDPITFDQGVLTYTLREAGLAKFELNWSGPHRTQDRVILRELQNLSGVVTDADIRDALDRITRLGIVKVTNLTTRSDDPKNPEQLTYVISLSEQTSTRSIPLGVTYDTASGFQGSVGISNNNVFGLGHSLEGSVTAQPTDSGQFLGGSVAYTIPWLDVDFADFRKTRTSLSLSLSSMLSPNNIILDTDGNATGRQYTQRSSGFSVRVGRSLGQYVTGSLGVGTSYDVSYLEKITAADQKAADTAGTTLLGDDEAKALLPQSGLVTRISPSVSYDSTNGDFPTQGVRANFSPSYNFGSAGSTSLGWFKIEGGASTYYGFGKTLEKGFNQQSKQQVVAVRANAGTLTGTYPNGSSFTIGGANIVSAYELRGVPGGTLKGNSYLTGSAEYRYDFGVSNSIAQGLYGIAFLDAGSAWAANGTQTSAYGLGLGVQLNLGVGGALLPALRFDYGFSPSNNSSKFTFRIGPVW; encoded by the coding sequence ATGAAACACCCGCTCACCTTGGCCGTTACTCTGGCCCTCACCGCGCCGCTGGCCGCTGCCCAGAGCGCCGCGCCGACCACCACCGCGCCGCAGACGGCCACCCTCGGCGACGTGGTGGTTACCGGCGCGACCGATCTGCTGGGCAATTTTCTCAAGGCCAGCTTGACGGTGCAGCCCGGCGCGGCCTTGTCGAGCCTCAACCTGCGCCAGATCGAGCAGGAAGCGCTGGCGACCGGCTACTTCAGCACCGTTTCGGCCTCGCTGGGCACCCAGAACGGCCAGAACGTCCTGACCCTGAACGTCAAGGCCAACCCGGTGATCGGGGACGTGCAGATCAGCGGCCTGACCTACTTCCCGGTGGAAGGCTTCAAGGCCCGCATCGCCGACCTGCTCAACATCGCGCCCGGCGCGACCCTCAACACCGACCGGGTCGACCAGAGCAAAGACCTGCTGGCCCAGAACTTTCGCAGCGAGGGCTATCCGTTCACGCCCAACATCAGCACCCAGACCAAGGTCGGGGCCGACGGCAGCGTCACGTTGACCTACGTCGTCGACGAAACCGCGCCGATCACCCGGGTGGAAGTCGAGGGCAACACCCGCTTGCCGCGCGAGGAAGTCGTCAACGCCTTCAAGCCGCTCTACGACGCCAAGAAGTTCACGCCCGACGCTTACTTCAAGGCCGCCCAACAGATCGCCCAGGCCTACCAGGCGGCCGGGTACCTGCAAAGCGGTGTGGACGTCACCGGCAGCAGCCTCGAAGGCGGGGTGCTGAAAGTCAAGCTGGCCGAGGGCGTGGTGAGCGACGTCGACACCAGCAACCTGGGCAGCAGCGTGGGCGTCTCCACGGCGGCCCTGCTCACCAAGGTCGGCGCGCCGCTGACCATCAGCAACCTCGAGGCCGATACCCGCACCCTTTCCAACCAGACTGGCAAATCGGTCGGCTTTGCCTTGCAACCCGACCCGCAGGACCCGGCGCAGGTCACGGTGCTGTTCGGCGACGCCCAGACCGCCACCGGCCCGATCAAGGAAATCCGCTTCGTGGGTAACACCAAGCTCAGCAGCGCCGAGTTGCAGGCGGCGCTGAAACTCAAGGTGGGCGACGTGTACTCCAAGCAGCTGGCCGAGAGCAGCTTCTTCGCGCTGCGCGACGCCTACCGCCTCAAGGGCTACGACATCTCCACCCGCGACCCGATCACCTTCGATCAGGGGGTGCTGACCTACACCCTGCGCGAGGCCGGACTCGCCAAGTTCGAACTCAACTGGTCCGGGCCGCACCGCACCCAGGACCGGGTGATTTTGCGCGAGCTGCAAAACCTCAGCGGCGTGGTGACCGATGCCGACATCCGCGACGCCCTCGACCGGATCACCCGGCTGGGCATCGTCAAGGTTACCAACCTGACCACCCGCTCGGACGACCCCAAGAACCCCGAGCAGCTCACCTACGTGATCAGCCTCAGCGAGCAGACCAGCACCCGCAGCATTCCGCTGGGCGTGACCTACGACACCGCCAGCGGTTTCCAGGGCAGCGTGGGCATCAGCAACAACAACGTCTTTGGCCTGGGCCACTCGCTGGAAGGCTCGGTCACGGCCCAGCCCACCGACTCGGGGCAGTTCCTGGGCGGCAGCGTGGCCTACACCATTCCCTGGCTCGACGTGGACTTCGCCGATTTCCGCAAGACCCGCACCAGCCTGTCGCTGAGCCTGAGCAGCATGCTCTCGCCCAACAACATCATCCTGGACACCGATGGCAACGCCACCGGGCGGCAGTACACCCAGCGTTCCAGCGGCTTCAGCGTGCGGGTGGGGCGCAGCCTGGGGCAGTACGTGACCGGCAGCCTGGGCGTGGGCACCAGCTACGACGTCAGTTACCTCGAAAAAATCACCGCCGCCGACCAGAAGGCCGCCGACACCGCCGGCACGACCCTGCTGGGCGACGACGAGGCCAAAGCGCTGCTGCCGCAGAGCGGGCTGGTCACGCGCATCAGTCCCTCGGTGAGCTACGACTCGACCAACGGCGATTTTCCCACCCAGGGCGTGCGCGCCAACTTCTCGCCGTCGTACAACTTCGGCTCGGCCGGCAGCACCAGCCTGGGCTGGTTCAAGATCGAGGGCGGGGCCAGCACCTACTACGGCTTCGGCAAGACGCTGGAAAAGGGCTTCAATCAGCAGAGCAAGCAGCAGGTCGTGGCCGTGCGCGCCAATGCCGGCACCCTCACCGGCACCTACCCCAACGGCAGCAGCTTTACCATCGGCGGCGCCAATATCGTCAGCGCCTACGAGCTGCGCGGCGTGCCGGGCGGCACCCTCAAGGGCAACAGTTACCTGACTGGCAGCGCCGAATACCGCTACGATTTCGGCGTCAGCAACTCGATCGCCCAGGGCCTCTACGGCATCGCCTTCCTCGACGCGGGCAGCGCCTGGGCCGCCAACGGCACCCAGACCAGCGCTTACGGCCTGGGCCTGGGCGTGCAGCTCAACCTCGGCGTGGGCGGGGCGCTGCTGCCGGCGCTCCGGTTCGACTACGGCTTCTCGCCGAGCAACAACAGCTCCAAATTCACCTTCCGCATCGGGCCGGTCTGGTAA
- the trmFO gene encoding methylenetetrahydrofolate--tRNA-(uracil(54)-C(5))-methyltransferase (FADH(2)-oxidizing) TrmFO, giving the protein MDVPFITVVGAGLAGSEAALAAARLGVAVHLYEMRPVKMTPAHRSGNFAELVCSNSLGGQGDLQAKGLLQSEMRSVGSAVMASADASRLPAGGALAVEREGFSQRITDAVRAHPLITVHGEEVTRLPEGPCVIATGPLTAEALSGELAKLTGDEQLAFYDAAAPVIAFESINMDIAFRAGRYDQSADYINCPMNREQYEAFYAALEQARSHTPHDWEQLEFFEGCMPIEEIARRGKDTPRFGPMKPRGLTDPRTGRWPYAAAQLRQEDQEGRMWSLVGFQTGLKWGDQKAVVQLIPGLENAEIVRYGVMHRNTYLNAPKVLRASLELRGRPGTFVAGVLAGTEGYLESAATGWLAGTNAARAALGLDALVPPQESMLGGLTRYLESANPKNYQPMNVNWALVPEIPVPEGRKKLGKREKRPVMYQRGLNAFMAWASGAGLEVTPPPVPDEEPAEAVLR; this is encoded by the coding sequence ATGGACGTTCCCTTCATCACCGTCGTCGGCGCGGGCCTGGCCGGCTCCGAGGCCGCGCTGGCCGCCGCCCGGCTGGGCGTGGCGGTTCACCTCTACGAAATGCGCCCCGTCAAGATGACCCCGGCCCACCGCAGCGGCAACTTCGCCGAGCTGGTCTGCAGCAACTCGCTGGGCGGGCAGGGCGACCTCCAGGCCAAGGGCCTCCTGCAAAGCGAGATGCGCTCGGTGGGCAGCGCCGTGATGGCCAGCGCCGACGCCTCGCGCCTCCCGGCTGGAGGGGCGCTGGCGGTGGAGCGCGAGGGTTTTTCGCAGCGTATTACCGACGCCGTGCGGGCACACCCGCTGATCACCGTGCACGGCGAGGAAGTCACCCGGCTACCCGAAGGCCCCTGCGTGATTGCCACCGGGCCGCTGACCGCCGAGGCGCTCTCCGGCGAGCTGGCCAAACTGACCGGCGACGAGCAGCTGGCCTTCTACGACGCCGCCGCCCCGGTGATCGCCTTCGAGAGCATCAACATGGACATCGCCTTCCGGGCCGGGCGCTACGACCAGAGCGCCGACTACATTAACTGCCCGATGAACCGCGAGCAGTACGAGGCCTTTTATGCCGCGCTGGAACAGGCCCGTTCACATACCCCCCACGACTGGGAGCAGCTGGAATTCTTCGAGGGCTGCATGCCGATCGAGGAAATCGCCCGCCGGGGCAAGGACACCCCGCGCTTCGGCCCGATGAAACCGCGTGGCCTGACCGATCCGCGCACCGGCCGGTGGCCCTACGCCGCCGCCCAGCTGCGCCAGGAAGACCAGGAGGGCCGGATGTGGTCGCTGGTGGGCTTCCAGACCGGGCTGAAGTGGGGCGACCAGAAGGCGGTGGTGCAGCTGATTCCCGGGCTGGAGAACGCCGAGATCGTGCGCTACGGCGTGATGCACCGCAACACCTACCTCAACGCGCCCAAGGTGCTGCGGGCCTCATTGGAACTGCGGGGGCGCCCCGGCACCTTCGTGGCCGGCGTGCTGGCCGGCACCGAGGGCTACCTCGAATCGGCGGCGACCGGCTGGCTGGCGGGCACCAACGCCGCCCGCGCCGCGCTGGGCCTGGACGCGCTGGTGCCGCCGCAGGAGAGCATGCTCGGCGGCCTGACCCGCTACCTGGAGAGCGCCAACCCCAAGAACTACCAGCCGATGAACGTCAACTGGGCGCTGGTGCCGGAGATTCCGGTGCCGGAAGGACGCAAGAAGCTCGGCAAGCGCGAGAAGCGCCCCGTGATGTACCAGCGCGGCCTGAACGCCTTCATGGCCTGGGCGAGCGGGGCGGGACTGGAAGTCACGCCGCCGCCCGTACCGGACGAGGAACCGGCCGAAGCGGTGCTGCGCTGA